A window of bacterium genomic DNA:
CTCCTGCTTCAAGGCCTACGACATCCGGGGCGTGGTGCCGGACGAGCTGAACCCGGCCTTGGCCTACCGGGTCGGCGTGGCCACGGCCAACTTCCTGCGGGGCAGGCGGTTCGTGGTGGGGCGGGACTGCCGCCTGAGCAGCGGCGAGCTGGCCCGGGCCGTCATCGAGGGCCTCACCGACGCCGGGGCCGACGTGCTCGACATCGGCGAGTGCGGCACCGAGATGGTCTACTACGCCACCTTCGCGCGGGGGCTCGACGGCGGCATCATGGTCACCGCCAGCCACAACCCGATGGACCACAACGGCATGAAGCTGGTCCGGGACGAGGCCAAGCCCATCAGCGGCGACACCGGTCTGCACGAGATCGGGCGCCTGGCGCGCGACGTCGACCAGACCCTCGCCGGCCGCAAGGGCACCGTGGTGCGGGAGGACGTGCGGGACGAGTACGTGGCCTCCCTGCTGGGCCGGTTCGACACGTCGACCTGGCGGCCCCTGAAGGTGGTGGCCAACGGCGGCAACGGCTGCGCCGGCCCCGTGGCGCGGGCCTTCGCCGCGCAACTGCCGTGCGAGTTCATCCACGTGCACGACACGCCCGACGGCCGCTTCCCCAACGGCATCCCCAACCCGTTGCTGCCGGAGAACCGCAGCGCGACGGCCGACGCGGTGAAGGCCCACGGCGCCGACCTGGGTCTGGCCTGGGACGGCGACTTCGACCGCTGCTTCTTCTTCGACGAGCAGGGCGGCTTCATCGAGGGCTACTACCTGGTGGGCCTGCTGGCGGCGGCGGCCCTGCGCACGAGCCC
This region includes:
- a CDS encoding phosphomannomutase, translating into MSDKNTTPSCFKAYDIRGVVPDELNPALAYRVGVATANFLRGRRFVVGRDCRLSSGELARAVIEGLTDAGADVLDIGECGTEMVYYATFARGLDGGIMVTASHNPMDHNGMKLVRDEAKPISGDTGLHEIGRLARDVDQTLAGRKGTVVREDVRDEYVASLLGRFDTSTWRPLKVVANGGNGCAGPVARAFAAQLPCEFIHVHDTPDGRFPNGIPNPLLPENRSATADAVKAHGADLGLAWDGDFDRCFFFDEQGGFIEGYYLVGLLAAAALRTSPGSAIVHDPRLTWNTIDRVTAAGGRPVQNKTGHAFMKERMRKEDAVYGGEMSAHHYFRDFAYCDSGMLPWLYVLQEMSDSGRSLSDLVAAMQAAYPASGEINRRLADPGAALARIEQRYAADARAVDRTDGLSLDMGNWRFNLRMSNTEPVIRLNVESRADTALMTEKTAEILALLDA